Proteins co-encoded in one Gossypium arboreum isolate Shixiya-1 chromosome 11, ASM2569848v2, whole genome shotgun sequence genomic window:
- the LOC108472268 gene encoding putative disease resistance protein RGA3 has protein sequence MVYDYFELRMWVCVSDVFDVKIIVENIIKSITGQAPDQNLEMDQLQKQLRDKIGGKKYLLVLDDIWNEEREEWVSLKELLVGGAKGSRIIVTTRSFKVAKVTSKCQPHVLKGLSDDDAWSLFKEIAFEQRYADLTNSAFVEIGKQILERCSGVPLVIKAIASTLSYKETEKEWSSFKDNELVTISQNDGKILSTLKLSYDNLPSHLKHCFAYCRLYPKDHQIHVKTLIQFWIAQGFIKQLNPSQSFQEIGFGYFKDLVERSFFQEVGKRYPREGLRCEMHDLMHDRYPGEGLTCKMHDLMHDLAESVAGTESSIVDSNKIASKAGEKCRHVSINPSLIHLLKEKKLRTLLHFSHWTPQNFRNEIWDLIIANCKYLRVLKLDLVNFKTVPHSIYKLKHLRYLDLSSNFSLKILPQSICKIQNLLALKLDCCSRLQELPKKMEKLVNLTHLACRGCSDLTHMPRGIGKLSSLETLSMFVVDKDGSHGGADLSELSGLNNLREDLTIKNLGFVQNAKEKFKAANLKEKQRLRLLVLEWNGDNDDDDKSLEDLQPHPNLKELCIRGWRGDAKFPSWISLLTNLVDISIYGPSKFKHLPSFAQFPFLQQLKIFDLTELECMDDNGPKGSQGESESFFPSLKYLRLHNCPNMKSWWRKRSIDDSNEDDTTVMGTSTMAFPCLSSLIIQNCPLTLMPLYPSLDEDLLLANTSSRPLKQTIKMNITSISRPTSTPSLPLSKLKGFHVAKIEGLDTHMLDESLQLFTGLKKLRIKDCKEVDLEGMQWEALKNLSYLEIANFPQMVSLPLGLQHLVQLKRLKIINCSGLRSLFPVLQHLTFLEEFEAKDCKELKLSAAEIQIFQDHIRSWRILRRRVNS, from the coding sequence atggtCTATGATTATTTTGAATTGAGGATGTGGGTGTGTGTTTCAGATGTTTTTGATGTCAAAATAATTGTAGAAAACATTATCAAATCTATAACTGGCCAAGCACCAGATCAAAATCTCGAAATGGACCAATTGCAAAAACAACTTCGAGATAAAATTGGTGGAAAAAAATATTTGCTTGTGTTGGATGACATTTGGAATGAAGAAAGGGAAGAATGGGTTAGTTTAAAAGAGTTATTGGTAGGAGGGGCTAAAGGAAGTAGGATAATAGTAACTACTCGCTCTTTTAAGGTAGCCAAGGTCACTAGTAAATGTCAGCCTCATGTTCTAAAAGGCTTGTCTGATGACGATGCTTGGTCTTTGTTCAAAGAAATAGCATTTGAGCAAAGATATGCAGACTTAACAAATTCAGCCTTTGTGGAAATAGGAAAACAGATTTTGGAAAGGTGTAGTGGGGTTCCCTTAGTCATAAAGGCGATAGCAAGTACATTATCTTACAAAGAAACTGAAAAGGAGTGGTCTTCTTTCAAAGATAATGAACTTGTTACAATATCGCAGAATGATGGTAAAATTCTATCTACACTTAAGTTGAGCTATGATAATCTCCCTTCCCATTTGAAGCATTGTTTTGCTTATTGCCGACTGTATCCAAAAGATCATCAAATTCATGTAAAGACTCTTATTCAATTTTGGATTGCACAAGGTTTCATAAAACAATTGAATCCAAGTCAATCTTTTCAGGAGATCGGGTTTGGGTATTTTAAAGATTTAGTTGAGAGAAGTTTCTTTCAAGAGGTAGGAAAAAGATATCCGAGGGAAGGATTAAGATGTGAAATGCATGATTTAATGCATGATCGATATCCAGGGGAAGGACTAACATGTAAAATGCATGATCTAATGCATGATCTAGCTGAATCAGTAGCAGGGACTGAGAGTAGTATTGTAGATTCAAATAAAATTGCAAGTAAGGCTGGTGAAAAATGTCGCCACGTATCAATTAATCCTTCATTAATACATTTACTTAAGGAAAAAAAGTTACGAACCTTGTTACATTTTTCACACTGGACACCTCAAAATTTcaggaatgaaatttgggattTGATAATTGCAAATTGTAAATACTTGCGTGTATTGAAATTagatttagtaaattttaaaacggTTCCACACTCCATTTACAAGTTGAAACATTTGAGGTATCTTGATCTTTCTTCCAATTTCTCTCTTAAGATTCTCCCACAGAGTATTTGCAAGATTCAGAATTTGCTAGCGCTGAAACTTGACTGCTGTTCTCGGCTTCAAGAATTGCCAAAGAAGATGGAAAAATTGGTGAATCTTACCCATCTTGCGTGTCGTGGTTGTAGTGATTTAACTCATATGCCACGTGGAATAGGAAAGCTGAGTTCCCTTGAAACGTTAAGTATGTTTGTAGTGGATAAAGATGGGTCCCACGGCGGTGCAGATCTAAGTGAATTGAGTGGGCTTAACAATTTAAGGGAAGACCTAACAATAAAAAATTTGGGATTCGTACAAAATGCAAAAGAGAAGTTTAAGGCTGCTAATTTGAAAGAGAAGCAACGTTTGAGATTGTTGGTTTTAGAATGGAATGGTGATAACGATGATGATGACAAGTCACTTGAAGACCTCCAGCCCCATCCTAATCTCAAGGAGCTCTGTATTCGAGGATGGAGGGGTGATGCCAAGTTTCCAAGTTGGATTTCTTTGCTCACAAATCTCGTCGATATTTCCATATATGGTCCTAGTAAATTCAAACATCTCCCATCTTTTGCTCAATTTCCTTTTCTTCAACAGCTGAAGATATTTGATTTAACTGAGCTGGAGTGCATGGATGATAATGGCCCAAAAGGAAGTCAAGGAGAATCAGAATCATTCTTCCCATCGCTCAAGTATCTTCGCCTACATAATTGCCCAAATATGAAGAGTTGGTGGCGGAAAAGGTCGATTGATGATTCCAACGAGGACGACACAACAGTTATGGGAACATCAACCATGGCATTTCCTTGTCTTTCCTCTTTAATAATTCAAAATTGCCCTTTGACTTTGATGCCACTGTATCCATCACTCGATGAAGATCTATTGTTGGCGAATACCAGTTCAAGGCCGTTAAAGCAGACCATCAAGATGAACATCACCAGTATATCACGACCAACTTCAACCCCTTCTCTTCCTCTCTCCAAATTGAAAGGTTTCCATGTAGCCAAGATTGAGGGATTGGACACTCACATGCTAGATGAGTCCTTGCAACTTTTCACCGGCCTCAAGAAATTAAGAATAAAAGATTGCAAGGAGGTTGATTTAGAGGGCATGCAATGGGAAGCCCTTAAGAATCTCTCTTATTTGGAGATTGCAAATTTTCCACAGATGGTGTCTCTCCCCCTTGGACTTCAACATCTTGTTCAATTGAAAAGATTAAAGATTATTAATTGCAGTGGATTGAGGTCACTCTTTCCTGTGCTCCAACATCTCACTTTCCTTGAAGAGTTTGAAGCAAAGGACTGCAAGGAGCTGAAGCTATCAGCAGCTGAAATCCAAATATTCCAAGATCATATCAGAAGCTGGAGAATATTGCGTCGTCGTGTCAACAGCTAA
- the LOC108472269 gene encoding putative disease resistance protein RGA3, producing MAEAIAFDIAAELIIKLSSRVLSQIGLWWNLKDDLDDLKSTVSSIKAVLLDAEERSVTSHLVKDWLEQLKDVLYDADDLLDDFSTETLRKDLMGGNKLTKEVRLFFSSSNHFAYGLKMGQKIKAIKARLASIESEANTFGFMVRDRPVETSFMIKKRQQTHSFVSKDKIIGRDDDKAALLKLMLEFESEENVYIIPVVGFGGLGKTALAQFVYNDKMVYDYFQLRLWVCVSDVFDVKLILENIIKSITGQVPDQNLEMDQLQKQLRDKIGGKKYLLVLDDIWNEEREEWVSLKELLVGGAKGSRIIVITRSFKVAKITSKCQPHVLKGLSDDDAWSLFKEIAFEQRYADSTNSAFVEIGKQILERCSGVPLVIRTIASTLSYKETEEEWRSFRDNELVRIPQNEGKILTTLKLSYDHLPSHLKHCFAYCRLYPKDLVIDVQTLVQFWIAQGFVKQLNQSQSLEEIGFGYFKDLVERSFLQEVEGMYRMKGLYWVKEQACKMHDLMHDLAETVAGMESSIVDSNKIASNVGKKCRHISIKPSLIPLFKGKKLRTLLHFPSMKAQNLSDETWDLIIANCRCLRALELNALNLKTIPRSIYKLKHLRYLDLTNNHGLKILPKSICKIQNLLVLKLDGCFQLEELPKKIENLVNLTHLAYRGCFGLTHMPRGIGKLTSLETLSRFVVDKDGSHDGADLSELSGLNNLREKLKIINLGFVKNAKEKFRAANLKEKQHLVSLVLKWNGGNDDDDKSLEDLQPHPNLKELCIRG from the coding sequence CTTGCTCGATGATTTCTCTACCGAAACTTTGCGGAAAGATCTAATGGGTGGGAACAAGCTGACGAAAGAGGTACGCCTTTTCTTTTCAAGCTCAAATCACTTTGCTTACGGTCTCAAAATGGGTCAGAAAATTAAGGCCATTAAGGCGAGGTTAGCTTCAATTGAAAGTGAGGCCAACACTTTTGGCTTCATGGTGCGTGACCGCCCAGTGGAAACCTCTTTCATGATTAAAAAGAGACAGCAAACACACTCTTTTGTGAGTAAAGATAAAATAATAGGGAGGGATGATGATAAAGCGGCTCTTCTAAAACTCATGTTAGAGTTTGAAAGTGAAGAGAACGTTTACATCATTCCAGTTGTGGGGTTTGGAGGGTTAGGGAAGACTGCATTGGCGCAgtttgtttataatgataaaatggtCTATGATTATTTTCAATTGAGGTTGTGGGTGTGTGTTTCAGATGTTTTTGATGTCAAATTAATTTTAGAAAACATTATTAAATCTATAACTGGCCAAGTACCAGATCAAAATCTCGAAATGGACCAATTGCAAAAACAACTTCGAGATAAAATTGGTGGAAAAAAATATTTGCTTGTTTTGGATGACATTTGGAATGAAGAGAGGGAAGAATGGGTTAGTTTAAAAGAGTTATTGGTAGGTGGGGCTAAAGGAAGTAGGATAATAGTAATTACTCGCTCTTTTAAGGTAGCCAAGATCACTAGTAAATGTCAGCCACATGTTCTAAAAGGCTTGTCTGATGACGATGCTTGGTCTTTGTTCAAAGAAATAGCATTTGAGCAAAGATATGCAGACTCAACAAATTCAGCCTTTGTGGAAATAGGAAAACAGATTTTGGAAAGGTGTAGTGGGGTTCCCTTAGTCATAAGGACGATAGCAAGTACATTATCTTACAAAGAAACTGAAGAGGAGTGGCGTTCTTTTAGAGATAATGAACTTGTTAGAATACCTCAAAATGAAGGTAAAATTCTAACTACACTTAAGTTGAGCTATGATCATCTCCCATCCCATTTGAAGCATTGCTTTGCCTATTGCCGACTTTATCCAAAAGATCTTGTGATTGATGTGCAAACACTTGTTCAGTTTTGGATTGCACAAGGTTTCGTAAAGCAATTGAATCAAAGTCAATCTCTTGAGGAGATCGGGTTTGGATATTTTAAAGATTTAGTTGAAAGAAGTTTCTTGCAAGAGGTAGAAGGAATGTATCGGATGAAAGGACTATACTGGGTGAAAGAACAAGCATGTAAAATGCATGATTTAATGCATGATCTAGCAGAAACAGTAGCAGGGATGGAGAGTAGCATTGTAGATTCAAATAAAATTGCAAGTAATGTTGGTAAAAAATGTCGTCACATATCAATTAAACCTTCATTAATTCCTTTGTTTAAAGGAAAGAAGTTGCGAACCTTATTACACTTTCCAAGCATGAAAGCTCAAAATTTGAGTGATGAAACTTGGGATTTGATAATTGCAAATTGTAGATGCTTGCGTGCATTAGAATTGAATGCTTTAAATCTTAAGACAATTCCACGCTCCATTTACAAGTTGAAGCATTTGAGGTACCTTGATCTTACTAACAATCATGGTCTTAAGATTCTTCCAAAGAGTATTTGCAAGATACAGAATTTGCTAGTGCTGAAACTTGATGGGTGTTTTCAGCTTGAAGAATTGCCAAAGAAGATTGAAAATTTGGTGAATCTTACCCATCTTGCGTATCGCGGTTGTTTTGGCTTAACTCATATGCCACGAGGAATAGGGAAGCTGACTTCCCTTGAGACGTTAAGCAGGTTTGTAGTGGATAAAGATGGCTCACATGACGGTGCAGATCTAAGTGAATTGAGTGGGCTTAACAACTTGAGGGAAAAGCTAAAAATAATAAATCTAGGATTTGTGAAAAATGCTAAAGAGAAGTTTAGGGCTGCTAATTTGAAAGAGAAGCAACATTTGGTGTCATTGGTTTTAAAATGGAATGGTGGCAATGATGATGATGACAAGTCACTTGAAGACCTCCAGCCCCATCCTAATCTCAAGGAGCTCTGTATTCGAGGATGA
- the LOC108472267 gene encoding putative disease resistance protein RGA3 — MAEAIAFDIAAELVTKLSSRALSQIGLWWNLKDDLDDLKRTVSTIKAVLLDAEEKSVTNNLVKVWLEELKDVLYDADDLLDDFSTEALQNDLMGGNKLMKEVRLFFSSSNQFAYGLKMGLKIKAIKARLTSIGSEANTFGFMVRDRPVETSFMTKKRQKTHSFKDKIIGREDDKAALLKLVLEFESEENVYIIPIVGFGGLGKTALAQFVYNDKMVYDYFELRMWVCVSDVFDVKIIVENIIKSITGQAPDQNLEMDQLQKQLRDKIGGKKYLLVLDDIWNEEREEWVSLKELLVGGAKGSRIIITTRSFKVAKITSKCQPHVLKGLSDDDAWSLFKEIAFEQRHADSTNSAFVEIGKQILERCSGVPLVIRTIACTLSYKETEKEWFSFKDNELVRISQNDGKILPTLKLSYNHLPSHLKHCFAYCRLYPKDHEIHVQTLVQFWIAQGFVKQLNPIQSLEDTGFGYFKDLVERSFFQEVGERYPGEGLRCKMHDLMHDLAELVAGSEISIVDSNNIASKDGEKCRHISIDPSLIHLFKGKKLRTLLLFRNVRTKNLADEIWDLIIANCRCLRVLKLDYFKLEKIPRSIYKLKHLRYLDLSHNSRLRILPKSICKIQNLQVLKLDWCLRVEELPKKMEKLVNLTHFGCKSCYELTHMPFGIGKLSSLETLSMFVVDKDGSHGGADLSELRGLNNLRGELEITNLGFVKNAKEKFKAANLKEKQYLRSLVLEWNVDIDDEDDDDEKSLEDLQPHPNLKELCIGGWRGDAKFPSWLSLLTNLVHIKIWGPSNFKHLPAFSQFPCLQQLDIHGCTELEYMDDNSPKGSQGEPGSFFPSLKYLCLENCPNMKSWWRKRSTDDSNEDDTTVMAFPCLSSLKIENCLLTSMPLYPSLDDKLELVNTSSRPLKQTMKMNMNAKTPSSSTSSLPLSKLKSFHVDNNEGLDTHTLDECLQHLTSLKRLEIWNCKEVDLEGMHWESLKNLSHLMINNIPQLVSLPLGLQHLVQLKTLKILNCSGLRSLFPVLEHLTFLEDFEVRDCKELELSAADFRIFQDHTSLRYLSLVMIPKCRHLPEWLQEFHKNRRNSPIEGKM; from the coding sequence ATGGCCGAAGCAATTGCTTTTGACATCGCCGCAGAGCTCGTTACTAAGTTGAGCTCTCGTGCTCTCTCTCAAATTGGACTGTGGTGGAATCTCAAAGATGACCTCGATGATCTCAAACGCACCGTCTCCACAATCAAAGCTGTGCTTCTTGACGCAGAAGAGAAATCGGTGACCAACAATCTCGTCAAAGTTTGGCTTGAAGAGCTGAAAGATGTACTTTATGATGCCGATGACTTGCTTGATGATTTCTCTACCGAAGCTTTGCAGAATGATCTAATGGGTGGGAACAAGCTGATGAAAGAGGTACGCCTTTTCTTCTCAAGCTCAAATCAGTTTGCTTACGGTCTCAAAATGGGCCTGAAAATTAAGGCTATTAAGGCCAGATTAACTTCAATTGGCAGTGAGGCCAACACTTTTGGCTTCATGGTGCGTGACCGCCCCGTGGAAACCTCTTTCATGACTAAAAAGAGGCAGAAAACGCACTCTTTTAAAGACAAAATAATAGGGAGGGAAGATGATAAAGCGGCTCTTCTAAAACTCGTGTTAGAGTTTGAAAGTGAAGAGAATGTTTACATCATTCCAATTGTGGGGTTCGGAGGGTTAGGGAAGACTGCGTTGGCGCAgtttgtttataatgataaaatggtCTATGATTATTTTGAATTGAGGATGTGGGTGTGTGTTTCAGATGTTTTTGATGTCAAAATAATTGTAGAAAACATTATCAAATCTATAACTGGCCAAGCACCAGATCAAAATCTCGAAATGGACCAATTGCAAAAACAACTTCGAGATAAAATTGGTGGAAAAAAGTATTTGCTTGTTTTGGATGACATTTGGAATGAAGAGAGGGAAGAATGGGTTAGTTTAAAAGAGCTATTGGTAGGAGGGGCTAAAGGAAGTAGGATAATAATAACTACTCGCTCTTTTAAGGTAGCCAAGATCACTAGTAAATGTCAGCCTCATGTTCTAAAAGGCTTGTCTGATGACGATGCTTGGTCTTTGTTCAAAGAAATAGCATTTGAGCAAAGACATGCAGACTCAACAAATTCAGCCTTTGTGGAAATAGGAAAACAGATTTTGGAAAGGTGTAGTGGGGTTCCCTTAGTCATAAGGACGATAGCATGTACATTATCTTACAAAGAAACTGAAAAGGAGTGGTTTTCTTTCAAAGATAATGAACTTGTTAGAATATCTCAGAATGATGGTAAAATTCTACCTACACTTAAGTTGAGCTATAatcatcttccatcccatttgaagCATTGCTTTGCTTACTGCCGACTGTATCCAAAAGATCATGAAATTCATGTACAAACTCTTGTTCAATTTTGGATTGCACAAGGTTTTGTAAAGCAATTGAATCCAATTCAATCTCTGGAGGATACCGGGTTTGGATATTTTAAAGACTTAGTTGAAAGAAGTTTCTTTCAAGAGGTAGGAGAAAGATATCCAGGGGAAGGACTAAGATGTAAAATGCATGATTTAATGCATGATCTAGCTGAATTAGTAGCAGGGTCAGAGATTAGTATTGTAGATTCAAATAATATTGCAAGTAAGGATGGTGAAAAATGTCGCCACATATCAATCGATCCTTCATTAATACATTTGTTTAAGGGAAAGAAGTTGCGAACCTTATTACTGTTTCGAAACGTGAGAACTAAAAATTTGGCTGACGAAATTTGGGATTTGATAATTGCAAATTGTAGATGTTTGCGTGTATTAAAATTGGATTATTTTAAACTTGAGAAGATTCCACGCTCAATTTACAAGTTGAAGCATTTGAGATACCTTGATCTTTCTCACAATTCCCGTCTTAGGATTCTTCCAAAGAGTATTTGTAAGATACAAAATTTGCAAGTGCTGAAACTTGACTGGTGTCTTCGGGTTGAAGAATTACCGAAGAAGATGGAAAAATTGGTGAATCTTACCCATTTTGGGTGTAAAAGTTGTTATGAATTAACTCATATGCCATTTGGTATAGGAAAGTTGAGTTCCCTTGAAACGTTAAGCATGTTTGTAGTGGATAAAGATGGTTCCCATGGCGGTGCAGATCTAAGTGAATTGAGAGGACTTAACAACTTAAGGGGGGAGCTAGAAATAACAAATTTGGGATTCGTAAAAAATGCAAAAGAGAAGTTTAAAGCTGCTAATTTGAAAGAGAAGCAATATTTGAGATCGTTGGTTTTAGAATGGAATGTtgatattgatgatgaagatgatgatgatgagaagTCACTTGAAGACCTCCAGCCCCATCCTAATCTCAAGGAGCTCTGTATTGGAGGATGGAGGGGTGATGCCAAATTTCCAAGTTGGCTTTCTTTGCTCACAAATCTTGTCCATATTAAAATATGGGGTCCTAGTAATTTCAAACATCTTCCGGCCTTTTCTCAATTTCCTTGTCTTCAACAGCTGGACATTCATGGTTGTACTGAGCTAGAGTACATGGATGATAATAGCCCAAAAGGAAGTCAAGGAGAACCAGGATCATTTTTCCCATCGCTTAAATATCTTTGCCTCGAGAATTGCCCAAATATGAAGAGTTGGTGGAGGAAAAGGTCAACTGATGATTCCAACGAGGACGACACAACAGTAATGGCATTTCCTTGTCTTTCCtctttaaaaattgaaaattgccTTTTGACTTCAATGCCATTGTATCCTTCACTCGATGATAAGCTAGAGTTGGTGAATACCAGTTCGAGGCCGTTAAAGCAGACTATGAAGATGAACATGAATGCTAAGACCCCATCAAGTTCAACCTCTTCTCTTCCTCTCTCCAAATTGAAATCTTTCCATGTAGACAACAATGAGGGACTGGACACTCACACGCTAGATGAGTGCCTGCAACATCTCACCAGTCTCAAAAGATTAGAAATTTGGAATTGCAAGGAGGTTGACTTAGAGGGCATGCACTGGGAATCCCTTAAGAATCTCTCTCATTTGATGATAAATAATATTCCACAGCTGGTGTCTCTCCCCCTTGGGCTTCAACATCTTGTTCAATTGAAAACATTAAAAATCCTTAATTGCAGTGGATTGAGGTCGCTCTTTCCTGTGTTGGAACATCTCACTTTCCTTGAGGATTTTGAAGTGAGGGACTGCAAGGAGCTGGAGCTATCAGCAGCTGACTTCCGAATATTCCAAGATCATACAAGCCTACGCTACCTATCGCTGGTAATGATTCCAAAATGTCGGCATCTTCCGGAGTGGCTTCAAGAATTCCATAAAAATAGGAGAAACTCCCCAATTGAGGGAAAGATGTAA